In the Lysinibacillus sp. PLM2 genome, one interval contains:
- a CDS encoding threonylcarbamoyl-AMP synthase: protein METIRISVENNVDNTELYSQAVDLLNEGEVVAFPTETVYGLGAVATNDQAVKKIFKAKGRPSDNPLIVHIGTTDEVSHYIEYIPENAKKCMDAFWPGPLTIVMKTKKGILAPSVTAGLTTVGLRMPSHPVALKLLQTLKKPVAAPSANRSGKPSPTKAQHVEEDLHGIIPLILDGGTTGVGLESTVLDVTVNPPVILRPGGVTKEMLEDVIGQVIQPNQEQQKLDSTPKAPGMKYTHYAPNAPVYLIESNKELVQKALIKLKNEGKKVALLAPVSYKELQSDFFFQIDREGVQLYDALRSCDKTDASIILATATTVEGVGAAIMNRLEKAAGGKWFEAEYE, encoded by the coding sequence ATGGAAACAATTCGAATTTCTGTGGAAAATAATGTGGATAATACAGAACTTTATTCACAAGCTGTGGATTTGTTAAATGAAGGTGAAGTTGTTGCGTTCCCAACTGAAACGGTATATGGCTTAGGAGCAGTGGCAACAAATGACCAAGCGGTAAAAAAAATATTTAAAGCAAAAGGTCGACCTTCAGATAATCCACTCATCGTACATATAGGAACGACTGATGAGGTATCTCATTATATTGAATATATACCAGAAAATGCAAAAAAATGTATGGATGCATTTTGGCCAGGACCATTAACAATTGTAATGAAAACTAAAAAAGGCATATTAGCACCTAGTGTAACAGCAGGGTTAACAACGGTTGGCTTACGTATGCCAAGTCATCCCGTTGCACTAAAATTGCTACAAACATTAAAAAAACCAGTTGCTGCGCCTAGTGCCAATCGTAGTGGCAAACCAAGTCCGACAAAAGCTCAGCATGTGGAAGAAGATTTACATGGAATTATTCCATTAATTTTAGATGGTGGAACAACAGGGGTCGGTCTTGAGTCAACAGTGCTTGATGTAACAGTAAATCCACCAGTGATATTACGTCCAGGTGGAGTTACGAAAGAAATGCTAGAAGATGTAATTGGACAAGTTATTCAGCCGAATCAAGAACAGCAAAAGCTTGACTCAACACCAAAAGCACCGGGAATGAAATATACACATTACGCTCCAAATGCGCCAGTCTATTTGATCGAAAGTAATAAAGAACTCGTTCAAAAAGCCCTTATAAAATTGAAAAATGAAGGGAAAAAAGTTGCGCTATTAGCACCCGTTTCATATAAAGAATTGCAAAGTGACTTTTTCTTCCAAATTGATCGTGAAGGGGTTCAGCTTTATGATGCTCTAAGATCTTGCGATAAAACAGATGCAAGTATAATATTGGCAACGGCCACAACTGTCGAAGGAGTTGGTGCAGCAATTATGAATCGATTAGAAAAAGCTGCGGGTGGAAAGTGGTTTGAAGCAGAATATGAGTAA
- a CDS encoding protein-tyrosine-phosphatase: protein MNIYFVCTGNTCRSPMAEAILKHKQLDGVHVKSAGIYALEGGGISENSKAVLDKENIPFEHKTSQVNESDIEWADLILTMTLAHKQMILHSFPMAKDKTFTLKEYVAPYSSKDVSDPFGGDIYTYTQTYQELKKLIDELEIKINGG from the coding sequence ATGAATATTTACTTTGTTTGTACAGGAAATACTTGTCGAAGCCCAATGGCAGAAGCAATTTTAAAACATAAACAATTGGATGGGGTTCATGTCAAATCGGCAGGGATATACGCATTAGAAGGAGGAGGAATTTCAGAAAATTCAAAAGCTGTCTTGGATAAGGAGAACATACCCTTTGAACATAAAACAAGCCAAGTAAATGAAAGTGATATTGAATGGGCAGATCTTATATTAACGATGACATTAGCCCATAAGCAAATGATTCTTCATTCATTTCCAATGGCAAAAGACAAAACCTTCACTTTAAAAGAATACGTAGCACCATACAGTTCTAAAGACGTATCAGATCCTTTTGGAGGAGACATTTATACGTATACACAAACATATCAAGAACTAAAAAAACTGATTGATGAGCTCGAAATTAAAATCAATGGAGGCTAA
- a CDS encoding methyl-accepting chemotaxis protein — translation MYQNNTKTFSLRKKLVLFVTLLALITYSTSFVFIHFLHPYFFSSFAFLSNKVWFEILTYILGITWSGILAAILSVVITKPLQRLEATATRVAEGKIGQDVDMPQTRDEIQSVAEAFQLMLVNLRQMVESIDSNFQKTNSAIIDLSEQTASASNQAEGIARTVGQISSGAESSAEAVQETVAAIEDVRELATEVNQRALNSASQSKQIIGELNTTTDSIQGLVNSIRKIVTGNEDALKNIHQLEKNAEQIERIIGLVGDIAAQTNLLALNASIEAARAGEHGKGFAVVAEEVRSLADESAKAVQGITSLIQTMQENVSIVVNQMNDQVAFAVNESAKVSETTTLVESMANSVHEMADAVVEISALIEKQMSNIETTAHQSQEVAAIAEQTSAGAEEVRSATEEQAYAIEQIEKLSKDLKLQSEQLYKVIQQFDRTQ, via the coding sequence ATGTATCAAAATAATACTAAAACATTTAGCTTACGTAAGAAACTTGTTTTATTTGTAACATTGCTTGCTCTTATCACATATTCAACTAGTTTTGTGTTTATTCATTTCCTTCATCCATATTTCTTCTCAAGTTTTGCGTTTTTATCAAATAAAGTCTGGTTTGAAATACTTACATATATTTTAGGGATTACATGGTCGGGTATTTTAGCTGCTATTTTAAGTGTTGTTATAACAAAACCTTTGCAGCGATTAGAAGCTACAGCTACTCGTGTTGCGGAAGGCAAAATTGGGCAAGATGTGGATATGCCACAAACACGTGACGAAATCCAATCTGTTGCAGAAGCGTTCCAGTTAATGCTAGTAAATCTTCGTCAAATGGTAGAAAGTATTGATTCGAACTTCCAAAAAACGAATTCAGCTATTATTGATTTATCCGAACAAACAGCATCTGCCTCTAACCAAGCGGAGGGAATTGCACGTACTGTCGGGCAAATCTCGTCGGGTGCAGAATCTTCTGCTGAAGCTGTACAAGAAACCGTTGCAGCGATTGAAGATGTAAGAGAGCTTGCTACTGAGGTAAATCAACGTGCATTAAATTCAGCAAGTCAATCAAAGCAAATTATCGGTGAACTAAATACTACAACAGATTCAATTCAAGGTTTAGTAAATAGTATTCGTAAGATTGTAACAGGCAATGAAGATGCTTTGAAAAATATCCATCAATTAGAGAAAAATGCTGAACAAATTGAGCGCATTATTGGTCTTGTTGGAGATATTGCAGCCCAAACGAATTTACTCGCATTAAATGCCTCGATTGAAGCAGCACGTGCTGGTGAACACGGGAAAGGTTTTGCCGTTGTAGCAGAAGAGGTTCGTAGTTTGGCAGATGAAAGTGCAAAGGCAGTTCAAGGCATTACATCACTGATTCAAACAATGCAGGAAAATGTATCAATCGTTGTAAATCAAATGAATGATCAAGTAGCTTTTGCTGTTAATGAATCGGCAAAAGTTTCAGAGACTACTACTTTGGTAGAAAGTATGGCGAATAGTGTTCATGAAATGGCAGATGCTGTTGTTGAAATTTCGGCTTTAATTGAAAAACAAATGTCTAATATTGAAACAACGGCGCATCAATCACAAGAAGTGGCTGCAATTGCTGAACAAACATCAGCAGGTGCAGAAGAAGTACGAAGTGCAACAGAAGAGCAAGCCTATGCCATTGAACAAATTGAAAAATTGTCTAAAGACTTAAAATTACAGTCTGAACAGCTTTATAAAGTAATACAACAATTTGATCGTACTCAGTAA
- the ywlF gene encoding putative sugar phosphate isomerase YwlF, producing MKIAISSDHGGNNLRKEIMALLDDLQLHYEDFGPQTTDSVDYPDFAKPVAEAVAKGDFDRGILICGTGIGMSIAANKVKGIRCALVHDVFSAKATRCHNDSNILAMGERVIGPGLACEIVKTWLNTEFEGGRHVRRVEKISEIEG from the coding sequence ATGAAAATAGCCATTTCTTCAGATCACGGTGGCAATAATTTACGTAAAGAAATCATGGCGCTTCTTGATGATCTTCAGCTACATTATGAAGATTTCGGACCACAAACAACAGATTCAGTTGACTATCCTGACTTTGCAAAACCAGTTGCAGAGGCTGTAGCAAAAGGCGATTTTGATCGTGGCATTTTAATTTGCGGTACGGGAATTGGTATGTCCATTGCGGCAAATAAAGTCAAAGGTATTCGTTGTGCATTAGTTCATGATGTATTTAGTGCAAAGGCAACAAGATGCCATAACGATTCAAACATTTTAGCGATGGGAGAACGTGTCATTGGCCCAGGTCTTGCTTGTGAAATCGTAAAAACATGGTTAAACACTGAATTTGAAGGTGGACGTCACGTACGTCGAGTAGAAAAAATTTCTGAAATTGAAGGGTAA
- a CDS encoding UPF0340 protein, whose amino-acid sequence MLTLATLDLIQKQISLLLTELEQQVEFQPKQLFVVGCSTSEVLGSKIGTAGAMEVADILYEELATFAQKHNLYLAFQGCEHINRALTLEYEAACEFGYEPVTVIPVKHAGGSMSAHAYSKLKKPVVVEHIRAHAGIDIGQTLIGMHLKEVAIPIRTTVKQIGEAVVTIAKTRPKLIGGPRAVYE is encoded by the coding sequence GTGCTAACATTGGCAACTTTAGATCTTATTCAAAAACAAATTTCTCTACTATTAACAGAGCTAGAACAACAAGTGGAGTTTCAACCAAAGCAATTGTTTGTAGTTGGATGTTCTACTTCTGAGGTGCTCGGATCGAAAATTGGTACTGCTGGGGCAATGGAAGTAGCGGACATTTTATATGAAGAGCTCGCTACATTTGCACAAAAACACAACTTATATTTAGCTTTCCAAGGCTGTGAGCATATTAACCGTGCATTAACATTGGAATATGAAGCTGCTTGTGAGTTTGGTTATGAGCCTGTAACAGTCATCCCGGTAAAACATGCCGGTGGATCTATGTCAGCACACGCATATTCAAAATTGAAAAAGCCGGTTGTCGTTGAACATATCCGCGCACATGCAGGGATTGATATCGGTCAAACATTGATAGGTATGCACTTGAAAGAGGTTGCCATCCCTATCCGCACAACTGTTAAACAAATTGGTGAAGCGGTCGTGACGATTGCAAAAACTAGACCAAAGTTAATAGGTGGACCACGCGCAGTCTACGAATAA
- the glyA gene encoding serine hydroxymethyltransferase, with the protein MAYEKLAAQDKAVLEGILAEKKRQQSNIELIASENFVSEAVMEAQGSVLTNKYAEGYPGKRYYGGCEHVDVVEDIARDRVKELFGAKFANVQPHSGAQANMAVYFTILEPGDTVLGMNLSHGGHLTHGSPVNFSGVQYNFVEYGVTKDTNVIDYEDVRAKALENKPKLIVAGASAYPREIDFAKFREIADEVGAYFMVDMAHIAGLVATGEHPSPVPHAHFVTSTTHKTLRGPRGGLILTNDEELAKKIDKAIFPGIQGGPLMHVIAAKAVAFGEALQPEFKEYAIQIKKNAKALASSLTAEGLQLVSGGTDNHLLLVNVKSVGLTGKVAEHLLDEVGITANKNTIPYDEEKPFVTSGIRLGTAAVTSRGFKEEDLKEVGSIIATLLKNPEDEAVKNECANRVKVLTDKYPLYA; encoded by the coding sequence ATGGCTTATGAAAAACTAGCTGCACAAGATAAAGCGGTATTAGAAGGAATTTTAGCTGAGAAAAAACGTCAACAATCAAACATCGAATTAATCGCATCTGAAAACTTTGTTTCAGAAGCAGTTATGGAAGCACAAGGTTCTGTATTAACGAATAAATATGCTGAAGGTTATCCCGGTAAACGTTACTATGGTGGCTGTGAACATGTAGACGTAGTTGAGGATATCGCTCGTGATCGTGTAAAAGAGTTGTTTGGTGCGAAATTTGCGAACGTACAACCTCACTCAGGTGCACAAGCAAATATGGCAGTTTATTTCACAATCCTTGAACCAGGCGATACAGTTCTTGGTATGAACCTATCACATGGTGGTCACTTAACGCATGGTTCACCTGTAAACTTCTCAGGTGTTCAATACAATTTCGTAGAATACGGTGTAACAAAAGATACAAACGTAATCGACTATGAAGATGTACGTGCAAAAGCCTTAGAGAATAAACCAAAATTAATCGTAGCTGGTGCATCTGCATACCCACGTGAAATTGATTTTGCGAAATTCCGTGAAATAGCTGATGAAGTTGGCGCATATTTCATGGTAGATATGGCGCATATTGCAGGTCTTGTTGCAACTGGTGAACATCCATCTCCAGTACCACACGCTCACTTTGTTACTTCAACAACTCACAAAACATTACGTGGTCCTCGTGGTGGATTAATCTTAACAAACGACGAAGAACTTGCTAAAAAAATTGATAAAGCTATTTTCCCTGGTATCCAAGGTGGTCCATTAATGCACGTCATCGCTGCAAAAGCAGTTGCTTTTGGTGAAGCGTTACAGCCTGAATTTAAAGAATATGCAATACAAATTAAGAAAAATGCTAAAGCACTTGCAAGTAGCTTAACTGCTGAGGGCTTACAACTCGTTTCTGGTGGTACAGATAACCACTTATTATTAGTAAACGTAAAATCTGTTGGCTTAACTGGTAAAGTAGCTGAACATTTACTTGATGAAGTTGGTATTACAGCAAATAAAAATACAATTCCTTATGATGAAGAAAAACCATTCGTAACATCAGGTATCCGTTTAGGTACGGCTGCAGTGACTAGTCGAGGTTTCAAAGAAGAAGACTTAAAAGAAGTTGGTTCAATTATTGCAACGCTTCTTAAAAACCCTGAAGACGAAGCGGTCAAAAATGAATGTGCTAATCGTGTGAAAGTACTTACAGATAAATATCCATTATATGCATAA
- the upp gene encoding uracil phosphoribosyltransferase yields MGKVYVFDHPLIQHKLTYIRDKNTGTKEFRELVDEVGTLMAFEITRDMPLEEIDVETPVQTARAKVLSGKKIALVPILRAGLGMVEGVLKLIPAAKVGHVGLYRDPETLKPVEYYVKLPADVEEREFIVVDPMLATGGSAVEAIHALKKRGAKNIKFMCIIAAPEGVEVMQEAHPDVDIYIAALDEKLNDHGYIVPGLGDAGDRLFGTK; encoded by the coding sequence ATGGGCAAAGTATATGTATTTGATCATCCATTAATCCAGCATAAGTTAACGTATATTCGCGATAAAAATACTGGAACTAAAGAATTTAGAGAACTAGTTGATGAGGTTGGAACTTTAATGGCTTTTGAAATAACAAGAGACATGCCATTAGAAGAAATTGATGTGGAAACGCCAGTACAAACAGCGAGAGCAAAAGTATTATCAGGTAAGAAAATTGCCCTTGTACCAATTTTAAGAGCAGGTCTTGGAATGGTAGAAGGAGTGCTAAAACTAATTCCAGCTGCGAAAGTCGGCCACGTCGGATTATATCGTGATCCTGAAACTCTAAAACCAGTTGAATATTACGTAAAACTTCCAGCAGATGTGGAAGAACGTGAATTCATCGTAGTTGACCCAATGCTTGCTACTGGGGGATCTGCTGTTGAAGCTATACATGCACTGAAAAAACGTGGTGCTAAAAATATTAAATTTATGTGTATTATCGCTGCTCCAGAAGGTGTAGAAGTAATGCAAGAAGCACATCCTGATGTGGACATTTACATTGCTGCACTAGATGAGAAACTAAACGATCATGGCTATATCGTCCCTGGACTAGGTGATGCAGGAGACCGTTTATTTGGAACGAAATAG
- a CDS encoding UDP-N-acetyl glucosamine 2-epimerase — MQKKWKVMTIFGTRPEAIKMAPLVLELEKHPDEIESIVAVTAQHRQMLDQVLETFEITPNYDLNIMKDRQTLIDVTTNALRGLDEIMKEAKPDIVLVHGDTSTTFVGSLAALYNQIAIGHVEAGLRTGNKYSPYPEEMNRQLTGVMADLHFAPTEQSKENLLKENKNPETIFVTGNTAIDALKTTVREQYSHPVLEKIGKDRMILLTAHRRENLGDPMRHMFRAIKRLLAEHEDVQVVYPVHLNPAVREVADEVLGNDERIHLIEPLEVLDFHNFAARSYMILTDSGGVQEEAPSLGKPVLVLRDTTERPEGIAAGTLKLAGTEEETIYSMAKELLEDQHAYDKMAKASNPYGDGEASRRIVEALNNFLSKRK; from the coding sequence TTGCAAAAAAAGTGGAAAGTGATGACCATATTTGGGACTAGACCAGAAGCCATTAAAATGGCACCGCTTGTTTTAGAGCTTGAAAAGCATCCGGATGAAATCGAATCGATTGTTGCTGTTACTGCACAGCATCGTCAAATGCTAGACCAGGTATTAGAAACATTCGAAATCACGCCAAATTATGATTTAAACATTATGAAGGACCGTCAAACATTGATTGATGTAACGACAAATGCACTGCGGGGCCTTGATGAAATTATGAAAGAAGCAAAGCCAGATATTGTCCTTGTTCATGGTGATACATCTACAACATTTGTTGGGAGTCTGGCTGCTTTATACAATCAAATTGCCATTGGTCATGTTGAGGCAGGTCTAAGAACAGGGAATAAATACTCACCATATCCTGAGGAAATGAATCGTCAATTAACTGGGGTCATGGCAGACTTGCATTTTGCGCCAACTGAGCAATCAAAAGAAAACTTATTAAAAGAAAATAAAAATCCAGAAACAATATTCGTTACTGGAAATACAGCAATTGACGCATTAAAAACGACAGTTCGTGAACAATATAGTCATCCTGTTTTAGAGAAAATAGGAAAGGATCGCATGATTCTGCTTACAGCACACCGTAGAGAAAACTTAGGCGATCCAATGCGTCACATGTTCCGCGCAATTAAACGTCTTTTAGCAGAGCATGAGGATGTGCAAGTGGTATATCCAGTTCATTTAAATCCCGCAGTTCGAGAAGTAGCTGATGAAGTATTAGGCAATGACGAAAGAATTCATTTGATTGAGCCACTTGAGGTTTTAGATTTCCATAACTTTGCTGCAAGATCTTACATGATTTTAACCGATTCTGGTGGTGTACAAGAAGAAGCGCCGTCCCTAGGGAAGCCGGTTCTTGTATTAAGAGATACGACAGAGCGGCCGGAAGGAATTGCTGCGGGAACATTAAAGCTTGCAGGAACAGAGGAAGAAACAATTTACTCAATGGCAAAAGAATTACTAGAGGATCAACATGCCTATGATAAAATGGCAAAGGCCTCAAATCCATATGGAGACGGAGAAGCATCGCGTAGAATCGTAGAAGCATTAAATAATTTCCTAAGTAAAAGAAAATAA
- the atpI gene encoding ATP synthase protein I: protein MLDLHHIFAMQKKALFFLFALSALGWGFTSYQSIFLGISLGAFFGTYNFWILVRRMDKFDRNLGEGKRTASLGTALRFGSGVAAVAIAITLPEYFHLISTVTGLMIPYVFLIVGAIVYLVKNK from the coding sequence ATGCTAGATTTGCATCACATTTTCGCTATGCAGAAGAAAGCGTTATTTTTTTTGTTCGCTCTCAGTGCATTAGGTTGGGGATTTACATCTTATCAATCCATATTCCTAGGAATAAGTTTAGGTGCATTCTTTGGTACATATAACTTTTGGATTCTAGTTCGACGGATGGACAAGTTTGATCGGAATTTGGGCGAAGGAAAGAGAACAGCCTCGCTCGGGACAGCATTACGCTTTGGATCAGGTGTTGCAGCAGTAGCTATCGCGATTACGTTGCCAGAATATTTCCACTTAATTAGCACAGTAACTGGGCTAATGATTCCGTACGTATTCCTCATTGTAGGGGCTATCGTATATTTAGTTAAAAATAAGTAG
- the atpB gene encoding ATP synthase subunit a — protein sequence MNHSAPELTLDLGVFSLTFNLSTVLMLLITAVIVFIIAVVATRNLKLKPTGMQNFFEWIMDFVKGIIGSNMDWKTGGRFHVLGITLIMFIAVANLLGLPFSGIVINGDLWWKSPTADPVVTMTLASMIMVLSAYYGIRMRGAKHYFGTFFQPMSFMFPLKIIEEFANTLTLGLRLYGNIYAGEILLGLLAGLVGSGAVGFLGGIIPMMAWQGFSIFIGFIQAFIFTMLTMVYLSHKVSADH from the coding sequence ATGAATCATAGTGCTCCAGAGTTAACGTTGGACTTAGGTGTGTTTTCGCTCACGTTCAACCTTTCCACAGTTTTAATGTTATTGATTACAGCTGTTATCGTGTTTATTATCGCAGTTGTTGCTACTCGTAATTTGAAGCTAAAACCAACAGGGATGCAAAACTTCTTTGAATGGATTATGGACTTCGTAAAAGGAATCATTGGTAGTAACATGGACTGGAAAACAGGTGGGCGATTCCACGTATTAGGGATCACGCTTATCATGTTTATCGCAGTAGCGAACCTTTTAGGGTTACCATTTTCAGGTATCGTTATAAATGGCGATTTATGGTGGAAATCACCAACAGCTGACCCAGTAGTTACAATGACGTTAGCATCTATGATAATGGTTCTATCCGCTTACTATGGTATTAGAATGCGCGGTGCAAAACATTATTTTGGAACTTTCTTCCAACCGATGTCTTTCATGTTCCCGCTAAAAATTATCGAAGAGTTCGCGAACACATTAACATTAGGTTTGCGTCTATACGGTAACATTTACGCTGGTGAAATCTTACTTGGCTTACTAGCAGGTTTAGTAGGTTCAGGTGCTGTAGGTTTCTTAGGCGGTATTATCCCAATGATGGCATGGCAAGGATTCTCGATCTTTATCGGCTTTATCCAAGCATTCATCTTCACTATGTTAACAATGGTTTATCTTTCACATAAAGTGAGCGCAGACCATTAA
- the atpE gene encoding ATP synthase subunit c — protein sequence MVGSVGLLAAAIAIGLAALGAGIGNGLIVSRTVEGIARQPEARGVLQTTMFIGVALVEALPIIAVVVAFIVMNQ from the coding sequence ATGGTAGGTTCAGTAGGTTTATTAGCAGCGGCAATCGCAATCGGTTTAGCAGCATTAGGAGCAGGTATTGGTAACGGTCTTATCGTATCTCGTACAGTAGAAGGTATCGCTCGTCAACCAGAAGCACGTGGCGTTCTTCAAACTACTATGTTCATCGGGGTTGCGTTAGTAGAAGCATTACCGATCATCGCAGTAGTAGTAGCATTCATCGTAATGAACCAATAA
- the atpF gene encoding ATP synthase subunit b, protein MGLDYLVLNAAEGDHLFNGGDVLATVIIFAVLMLLLKKFAWGPLMGIMKQREELVSSEIDAAENARKEAAALLEEHKALLKEARTEAQTIIESAKKQGDAQREEIISAARAEANRLKDSAVREIETEKEKAIAAVREEVVSLSVLAASKVLGKEISEEDNSALIKETIAKAGVAE, encoded by the coding sequence GTGGGTTTAGATTATTTAGTACTGAACGCGGCGGAAGGTGACCACTTATTTAATGGTGGTGACGTACTTGCTACAGTTATCATCTTCGCTGTTTTAATGTTACTTCTTAAAAAATTCGCTTGGGGTCCATTAATGGGCATCATGAAACAACGTGAAGAGTTAGTTTCTAGCGAAATCGATGCAGCTGAAAACGCTCGCAAAGAGGCAGCGGCACTTTTAGAGGAACATAAAGCTTTATTAAAAGAAGCACGCACTGAAGCACAAACTATTATTGAGAGTGCGAAAAAACAAGGCGATGCTCAACGTGAAGAAATTATTTCAGCAGCTCGTGCAGAAGCAAACCGCTTAAAAGATTCTGCTGTTCGTGAAATCGAAACAGAAAAAGAAAAAGCAATCGCAGCTGTACGTGAAGAAGTCGTTTCACTATCAGTTCTTGCAGCATCTAAAGTTCTTGGTAAAGAAATCTCTGAAGAGGACAATAGTGCATTAATTAAAGAAACGATTGCGAAGGCAGGCGTTGCAGAATGA
- a CDS encoding F0F1 ATP synthase subunit delta: protein MSKSQIAKRYAEALFQLAQEKNALVEVSSDLKELVKVIENTPELISLLVNPKFSIERKKQIVAEVFSKANPFVVNTLNLLIEKKRVNEAANLAEEFSELAAAAQGFAVAKVFSTRALTDDELNEISSAFAKRVGKEQLNITNEIDPSILGGVRVQIGNYIFDNTVASKLQGLKRTLVG, encoded by the coding sequence ATGAGTAAATCTCAAATAGCAAAACGTTATGCCGAAGCATTGTTTCAATTAGCGCAAGAAAAAAACGCTCTTGTTGAAGTTAGTAGCGATCTAAAAGAATTAGTAAAAGTAATTGAAAACACTCCAGAGTTAATTTCGTTACTTGTTAATCCTAAATTCTCTATCGAACGTAAAAAACAAATTGTTGCAGAAGTATTCTCTAAAGCAAATCCATTTGTTGTAAATACACTAAATCTTCTAATTGAGAAGAAACGAGTAAATGAAGCAGCAAATTTAGCTGAAGAATTTTCTGAACTAGCAGCAGCAGCTCAAGGCTTTGCTGTGGCAAAAGTATTCTCAACTCGTGCATTAACAGACGATGAATTAAATGAAATCTCTTCTGCATTTGCAAAACGTGTTGGTAAAGAACAACTTAACATTACAAACGAAATCGACCCATCAATTTTAGGTGGCGTGCGAGTTCAAATCGGCAACTACATTTTTGATAACACTGTAGCAAGTAAGCTTCAGGGTTTAAAACGTACGTTAGTTGGTTAA